One window of the Aquila chrysaetos chrysaetos chromosome 8, bAquChr1.4, whole genome shotgun sequence genome contains the following:
- the XRN2 gene encoding 5'-3' exoribonuclease 2 isoform X3: MDNLAKCLRYYIADRLNSDPGWKNLTVILSDASAPGEGEHKIMDYIRRQRAQPNHDPNTHHCLCGADADLIMLGLATHEPNFTIIREEFKPNKPKPCALCNQMGHEVKDCQGLPREKQGKHDQFADSLPIAEQEFIFIRLCVLREYLERELTMASLPFTFDFERSVDDWVFMCFFVGNDFLPHLPSLEIREGAIDRLVNIYKNVVHKTGGYLTESGFVNLQRVQMIMLAVGEVEDSIFRKRKDDDDNFKRRQKEKRKRMKRDQPSFIPGGQFSPQALGNRSSPQAISNPRQAAFEMRMHDRQNSTTSSSPNTSLTSDGSPSLAGGIKRKAEDSDSEPEPEDNIRLWETGWKQRYYKNKFDVDASDEKFRRKVVQSYVEGLCWVLRYYYQGCASWNWYYPFHYAPFASDFEGIADMPSDFEKGSKPFKPLEQLMGVFPAASGNFLPPTWRKLMTDPESSIIDFYPEDFAIDLNGKKYAWQGVALLPFVDERRLRAALEEVYPDLTPEESRRNSLGGDVLFVGKHHPLCDFIVEQYKTKNTEPVDIPPELCHGIQGKLTLNENAVLPDQTVESPVPMLRDLAQNSAVSISFKDPQFDEDFVFKAIVLPGAKKPAPVLKPGDWEKTNNDGRPWRPQLSFNRDRKPVHLDQSAFRTLGHTMPRERGMPGMYANAVPLGTYGSPYTRPLLSGQQQIPKLLSNLRPQESWRGPTPLFQQTPQRTAGAAPLLAWNRMLQSQNQYQPSQYQGLGGPMSYPQRPEDRMDRGRQAYGPGRPYPLPPSSGRYSWN, encoded by the exons GTTATTTTGTCTGATGCTAGTGCTCCTGGTGAAGGTGAACATAAAATCATGGATTACATTAGAAGACAAAGAg CTCAACCAAACCACGACCCAAACACTCATCATTGTCTGTGTGGGGCTGATG CTGATCTGATCATGCTTGGGTTAGCTACACATGAACCAAACTTCACTATAATTAGGGAAGAGTTTAAACCAAATAAACCCAAGCCATGTGCTCTTTGTAACCAGATGGGTCATGAGGTTAAGGATTGCCAAGGTTTGCccagagaaaaacaaggcaag caCGATCAGTTTGCAGACAGTCTTCCTATCGCTGAACAAGAATTTATCTTCATCCGATTATGTGTTTTGCGAGAG tATTTGGAAAGAGAACTCACTATGGCCAGTTTGCCTTTCacttttgattttgaaagaagtgTTGATGACTGGGTCTTTATGTGCTTCTTTGTGGGAAATGACTTTCTTCCTCATCTGCCATCTTTGGAGATCAG ggAGGGAGCAATTGATCGCTTGGttaacatatataaaaatgtggtGCACAAAACTGGG GGGTACCTCACAGAAAGTGGTTTTGTCAACCTACAGCGGGTCCAGATGATCATGTTAGCTGTTGGAGAAGTTGAAGatagtattttcagaaagaggaaagatgatgat gATAACTTTAAAAGAcggcagaaagaaaaaagaaaaagaatgaag AGGGATCAGCCTTCTTTTATTCCTGGTGGACAGTTCTCCCCTCAAGCTCTGGGAAATCGATCTAGTCCTCAGGCAATCAGTAACCCTAGACAAGCCGCCTTTGAGATGAGAATGCATGACAGACAGAATTCT ACAACTTCATCATCTCCAAATACCAGCCTCACTTCTGATGGCAGCCCATCCCTGGCAGGAGGAATTAAGCGAAAAGCTGAAGATAGTGACAGTGAACCTGAGCCAGAGGATAATATCAG GTTATGGGAAACTGGTTGGAAACAGCGCTACTATAAGAACAAATTTGATGTTGATGCATCTGATGAGAAATTCCGTCGTAAAGTTGTACAGTCCTATGTGGAAGGGCTTTGCTGGGTTCTCAGATATTATTATCAG GGCTGTGCATCCTGGAACTGGTATTACCCTTTTCACTATGCTCCGTTTGCTTCTGACTTTGAGGGTATTGCAGACATGCCTTCAGATTTTGAGAAAGGCTCAAAACCG TTTAAGCCTCTTGAACAACTTATGGGAGTATTTCCAGCTGCAAGTGGAAATTTTCTGCCGCCAACGTGGAGGAAGCTCATGACAGATCCG GAATCAAGCATAATTGACTTCTACCCTGAAGATTTTGCTATTGAtttaaatgggaagaaatacgCTTGGCAAG GTGTTGCGTTATTGCCATTTGTTGATGAACGACGCCTTAGAGCTGCCCTGGAAGAAGTCTACCCTGACCTCACCCCTGAAGAAA GCAGAAGAAATAGCCTTGGTGGTGATGTTCTCTTTGTTGGAAAACACCATCCACTTTGTGACTTTATTGTAGAACAGTACAAGACCAAAAATACAGAG CCAGTGGATATACCCCCAGAGCTGTGCCATGGAATCCAGGGAAAGCTTACACTGaatgaaaatgctgttcttcCAGATCA GACAGTGGAGTCTCCTGTTCCAATGCTGCGTGATCTTGCACAAAATTCTGCAGTCAG TATCTCTTTCAAAGATCCGCAATTTGATGAAGACTTTGTTTTCAAGGCTATAGTGTTACCTGGTGCAAA gaAACCTGCTCCAGTTCTGAAGCCAGGAGactgggaaaaaaccaacaatgaTGGCAGGCCTTGGAGACCGCAGCTTAGTTttaacagagacagaaaaccaGTCCATTTGGACCAGTCAGCATTCAGAACTTTAGG CCATACAATGCCAAGGGAGAGAGGGATGCCAGGAATGTATGCCAATGCAGTACCTCTTGGAACTTACGGGAGCCCGTACACCAGGCCACTTCTGAGTGGGCAGCAGCAGATTCCTAAATTGTTGTCAA ATCTTAGACCCCAGGAGTCTTGGCGAGGTCCTACGCCCTTGTTTCAACAGACACCACAAAG aactgctggggctgctcctcTTCTTGCCTGGAACCGCATGCTGCAATCCCAAAACCAGTACCAGCCAAGTCAGTACCAGGGGCTGGGCGGACCAATGAGTTACCCACAGAGACCTGAAGATCGGATGGACAGGGGAAGGCAG